From the genome of Geminocystis herdmanii PCC 6308, one region includes:
- a CDS encoding serine/threonine-protein kinase — MIISYCVNPDCSEPKNHPKLKKCHSCGSNLILNNRYRAIKMLGKGGFGATFVGVDLTVVGDPLCVIKQLRPIADDAQALNTAISLFEREAKTLGKINHPQIPKLMDYFADNDRFYLIQELVNGQNLQREVKSQGVYGELALRRFLEDITPILKYLHSERVIHRDIKPANILRRKKDQKLVLIDFGAVKDQVNTQLAKTMGQTALTKFSVGTMGYAPPEQLAMRPIYSSDIFALGATCVYLITGKSPKNFAIDPDTGKLLWHENTNISGALSKVIDKMLAHDTKERYKTVDELIEALNLQPFQQSLSQNINNTPSGIQSKHISAEDFTMADATNSQLSNTLSATERLEKAIQERRKSGNKQNKLTSIKWNQDTFLTAVNNGKKDFSDQNLQGLNLEGGKLNKCIFRYAQLQGVIFTEASLSQANFYGADLSNTNFSNANLMQTYFSKTNLENSDFRGANLVGADFTNANLINANFCGANLKNAKVNQQQLKSAKVNWSTVFPDGSRHWWKVF; from the coding sequence ATGATTATTAGTTACTGTGTAAATCCCGATTGTAGTGAACCAAAAAATCATCCTAAACTAAAAAAGTGTCATAGTTGTGGTTCTAATTTAATATTAAATAACCGCTATAGGGCTATTAAAATGCTAGGGAAAGGAGGATTTGGCGCGACATTTGTGGGAGTTGACTTAACAGTAGTAGGTGATCCTCTTTGTGTAATAAAACAGTTACGTCCTATAGCAGATGATGCCCAAGCCTTAAATACAGCTATTAGTTTATTTGAAAGGGAAGCGAAAACTTTAGGAAAAATTAATCACCCTCAAATCCCTAAATTAATGGATTATTTTGCGGATAACGATCGATTCTACCTCATACAAGAATTAGTAAACGGTCAAAATTTACAAAGGGAAGTGAAAAGCCAAGGAGTATATGGAGAATTAGCTTTAAGAAGATTTTTAGAAGATATAACTCCCATTCTGAAATATCTACACTCCGAAAGAGTTATTCATAGAGATATTAAACCTGCCAATATTTTACGACGCAAAAAAGATCAAAAGCTCGTATTAATTGATTTTGGAGCAGTAAAAGATCAAGTTAACACCCAATTAGCCAAAACTATGGGGCAAACGGCTTTAACCAAGTTTTCTGTGGGTACAATGGGTTATGCACCCCCCGAACAATTGGCAATGCGTCCGATATACTCCAGTGATATTTTTGCTTTAGGGGCAACTTGTGTTTATTTAATCACGGGTAAATCACCGAAAAATTTTGCGATCGATCCCGATACAGGAAAATTACTTTGGCACGAAAACACGAATATTAGTGGTGCATTAAGCAAAGTCATCGATAAAATGTTAGCTCACGATACCAAAGAGCGCTATAAAACAGTAGATGAATTAATAGAAGCCCTTAACCTGCAACCCTTTCAACAAAGTTTAAGCCAAAATATTAACAATACTCCTTCTGGTATTCAATCCAAACACATTTCAGCAGAGGATTTCACCATGGCAGATGCCACCAACAGTCAATTAAGTAATACCCTATCCGCCACAGAAAGACTAGAAAAAGCCATTCAAGAAAGACGTAAAAGTGGTAACAAACAGAATAAATTGACATCCATAAAATGGAATCAAGATACATTTTTAACAGCCGTGAATAACGGTAAAAAAGATTTTAGTGATCAAAATTTACAAGGATTAAATTTAGAAGGCGGAAAGTTAAATAAATGTATTTTTAGATATGCCCAACTACAAGGAGTTATTTTCACCGAAGCCAGTTTATCTCAAGCTAATTTCTACGGTGCAGATTTAAGTAATACTAATTTTAGTAATGCTAATTTAATGCAAACTTATTTCTCCAAAACAAATTTAGAAAACTCAGATTTTAGAGGTGCAAATTTAGTCGGTGCCGATTTCACCAATGCAAATTTAATTAATGCCAATTTTTGTGGTGCTAATCTCAAAAATGCTAAAGTAAATCAACAACAATTAAAATCGGCAAAGGTTAACTGGAGTACTGTTTTTCCTGATGGTAGTCGTCATTGGTGGAAGGTATTTTAA
- a CDS encoding flavin monoamine oxidase family protein has product MKINRRKFLIRGAITLIATTVCIQGNTQTTHIPSNLEKKGEFPLKVIVVGAGLSGLVAAYELAMAGHEVTVLEARERVGGRVLTLRNGFSEGNIVEAGAARIQPDHYLTLSYIKHFGLEISPFFPDEGLYMAIKNQRAKLLSSKDLMSILPNSGDSGEMGQWSKIRYGTDLLPQAFAKALGNRINLGEAVTRIEQNNKKVRVFSQSGKQYEGDFLICTVPLTVLDKIEFQPPLSKPKQKASNGGYDYRPASRMFVEFPEKFWVKQGLNGWGIFLDSPEELWQPTWDTSGKTGILHSYLKAELALSMDKLNEEERLKTLLNQWKNLFPEVPNNPVTSEYYSWTNDSWAKGGWAYPTKTQESELFDELSRTEGQIYFAGDHTSKTRGWLQGALESGIKVATEINQIDFDHT; this is encoded by the coding sequence ATGAAAATTAATCGCCGTAAATTTTTGATTCGTGGTGCGATAACCTTAATAGCAACTACAGTCTGTATTCAAGGAAACACTCAAACAACACATATCCCTAGTAATTTAGAAAAGAAAGGTGAATTTCCTCTTAAAGTTATTGTTGTAGGTGCAGGGTTGTCGGGGTTGGTTGCCGCTTATGAATTAGCTATGGCAGGGCATGAAGTTACAGTCTTAGAAGCTCGTGAGCGAGTGGGGGGGAGAGTTTTAACATTAAGAAATGGTTTTAGTGAGGGAAATATTGTGGAAGCTGGGGCGGCTAGAATCCAACCTGATCATTACTTAACCTTGAGTTATATTAAGCATTTTGGTTTAGAAATAAGTCCTTTTTTCCCCGATGAGGGATTGTATATGGCGATCAAAAATCAAAGGGCAAAATTATTATCTAGTAAAGATTTGATGTCGATTTTACCCAATTCTGGTGATTCGGGAGAAATGGGACAATGGAGTAAGATTCGTTATGGTACAGATTTGTTACCACAGGCTTTTGCTAAGGCTTTGGGAAATAGAATTAATCTGGGGGAAGCGGTTACTCGTATTGAACAAAATAACAAGAAAGTTCGAGTTTTCTCTCAATCGGGGAAGCAATATGAAGGTGATTTTTTGATTTGTACTGTACCTTTAACGGTTTTGGATAAGATAGAGTTTCAACCACCTTTGTCTAAACCAAAACAAAAAGCATCAAATGGTGGATATGATTATCGTCCTGCTAGTAGAATGTTTGTGGAGTTTCCTGAAAAATTTTGGGTTAAACAAGGTTTAAATGGTTGGGGTATATTTTTAGATAGCCCTGAAGAATTATGGCAACCGACTTGGGATACATCGGGCAAAACAGGGATTTTACATTCTTATCTCAAAGCTGAATTAGCTTTATCTATGGATAAACTCAATGAGGAAGAAAGATTAAAGACTTTATTAAACCAATGGAAAAATCTTTTTCCCGAAGTACCGAATAACCCTGTAACCTCAGAATATTATTCGTGGACGAATGATTCTTGGGCAAAAGGTGGTTGGGCATATCCCACCAAAACTCAAGAAAGTGAATTGTTTGATGAATTGAGTCGTACAGAAGGACAAATATATTTTGCTGGTGATCATACTTCTAAAACAAGGGGATGGTTACAAGGTGCTTTAGAATCTGGCATCAAAGTTGCCACGGAAATTAATCAAATAGACTTCGATCATACATAA
- a CDS encoding GIY-YIG nuclease family protein, with the protein MKADNFIFELEKTSFKTKQNLPKYPGIYYVVDDNNQDILYIGQSVNINSRWLGRGHHRDHQLITIMRNRKTTLTIYSEYVKIEFLDIIEQKRINEYSPLLNESPVKRRNISPSEELLIESLKILQENVLILGIEKPRKDIAHTLDSFDKKYNLVQSSIVDLSTIHLLIFSDDYNNFFPMRKHLLKFLLKRNKQSKYSKQWSRINHGERTICHRLISNGYVFQLTEWWYWKDAINNELTYEDFYKQITTIEVNLAGINFKALNENSFYLITPNDKKITPIYYLLTRLKPYELNIINITNFQSEQKSLKHSFETKVKKEIEREITRVLTRINTLTSLFSQLRSLIIGEYFIGETKYIVIAVNNNDYSIFYTSMSKGKGGWFKDCISYNFEGKEYVKNITKYQVENYVIEFVEFFQIINYMTLNNRLKQIKITSLFGAEIKALNSIDFLDQLLKDASANLIKTDDNFWFTREKIIEQGSYILYLKNKLKPLENDNIKIHALIQSNPVNIVVNDTFSDIDSLLRSREKMTEINTTNLIRKSGFIRQSGNRKYLPFLVASFIFKGERASNYAVNMVTQEKQVKFANNNYCSIVYQVASGDEKLWLLLGDELKDFVKLGILENIKDKECYTDKLYVSTRRYVHSARLTIKIKSINYSGSLPFGFSEKYPFYQTAITEIEQRIKSLNIPTLSCSFTPENVKS; encoded by the coding sequence ATGAAAGCCGATAATTTTATTTTTGAATTGGAAAAGACTTCTTTTAAAACCAAACAAAATTTACCCAAATATCCGGGCATTTATTATGTAGTTGATGACAATAACCAAGATATTCTTTACATTGGGCAATCAGTTAATATTAACAGTCGTTGGCTTGGTAGAGGGCATCATAGAGATCATCAATTAATTACCATTATGCGTAATCGAAAAACCACGTTAACTATTTATTCTGAATATGTAAAAATAGAATTTCTTGACATTATAGAACAGAAAAGAATTAATGAATATAGTCCTCTTTTAAATGAAAGTCCAGTAAAAAGGAGGAATATTTCACCTTCTGAAGAATTATTGATAGAGTCATTAAAAATTTTACAAGAAAATGTGCTTATATTAGGTATAGAAAAACCTAGAAAAGATATTGCTCATACCCTAGATTCTTTTGATAAAAAATATAATTTAGTACAATCATCTATTGTTGATTTATCAACTATTCATCTTCTTATTTTTTCTGATGATTATAATAATTTTTTTCCGATGAGAAAACATTTATTAAAATTTTTACTAAAAAGAAATAAACAATCAAAATATAGTAAACAATGGTCAAGAATTAATCATGGAGAGCGGACCATTTGTCATCGTTTAATTTCTAACGGATATGTTTTTCAATTGACAGAATGGTGGTATTGGAAAGATGCTATTAATAACGAATTAACTTATGAAGATTTTTATAAACAAATTACTACTATTGAGGTTAATTTAGCTGGAATTAATTTTAAAGCACTAAATGAAAATAGTTTTTATTTAATTACTCCAAATGATAAAAAAATAACTCCTATTTATTATTTATTAACTAGATTAAAACCTTATGAACTAAATATAATTAATATAACAAATTTTCAATCTGAACAAAAATCTTTAAAACATTCATTTGAGACAAAAGTAAAAAAAGAAATTGAACGAGAAATAACAAGAGTATTAACTAGAATTAATACTTTAACAAGTCTTTTTTCTCAGTTGCGTAGTCTAATTATTGGTGAGTATTTTATTGGTGAAACTAAGTACATTGTTATTGCAGTTAATAATAATGATTATAGTATTTTTTATACTTCAATGAGTAAAGGTAAAGGAGGTTGGTTTAAAGATTGTATTTCTTATAACTTTGAGGGAAAAGAATATGTAAAAAACATAACCAAATATCAAGTAGAAAATTATGTGATTGAATTTGTCGAGTTTTTCCAGATTATAAATTACATGACATTAAACAATAGATTAAAACAGATTAAAATTACATCACTTTTTGGAGCAGAAATTAAAGCATTAAATTCTATAGATTTTCTTGATCAATTACTTAAAGATGCGTCTGCAAATTTAATCAAAACTGATGATAATTTTTGGTTTACAAGAGAAAAAATTATTGAACAAGGAAGTTATATTTTATATCTCAAAAATAAATTAAAACCGTTAGAAAATGATAACATAAAAATTCATGCTTTAATTCAGTCTAATCCTGTTAATATTGTCGTTAATGATACATTTAGTGACATAGATTCATTGCTTAGAAGTAGAGAAAAAATGACAGAAATAAACACGACTAATTTAATCCGTAAATCAGGTTTTATTCGTCAATCTGGCAATAGAAAATATCTACCTTTCCTTGTAGCAAGTTTTATCTTTAAAGGTGAGCGTGCTTCTAATTATGCAGTCAATATGGTAACTCAAGAAAAACAAGTGAAATTTGCGAATAATAATTACTGTAGCATAGTTTATCAGGTTGCTTCTGGAGATGAAAAATTATGGCTATTATTAGGAGATGAGTTAAAAGATTTTGTGAAATTAGGAATCTTAGAAAACATTAAAGACAAAGAATGTTATACAGATAAACTTTATGTTAGTACTCGACGTTATGTACATTCTGCTCGATTAACAATTAAAATAAAAAGTATCAACTATTCTGGTAGTCTTCCTTTTGGATTTTCAGAAAAGTACCCATTTTATCAAACAGCAATAACTGAAATAGAGCAAAGAATAAAATCTTTAAATATACCAACTTTAAGCTGTTCTTTTACCCCAGAAAATGTTAAAAGTTGA